A region of Solea solea chromosome 7, fSolSol10.1, whole genome shotgun sequence DNA encodes the following proteins:
- the agfg1a gene encoding arf-GAP domain and FG repeat-containing protein 1a isoform X5: MAASAKRKQDEKHLKMLREMTSLAPNRRCFDCDQRGPTYANMTVGSFVCTSCSGILRGLNPPHRVKSISMTTFTQQEIEFLQKHGNEACKPTWLGLYDDRTTSIPDFREPQKVKEFLQDKYEKKRWFVPLEQAKAVASVHASISGSSNSSTSSTPEVRPLKSLLGESAPSIHLNKNTPPNQSPVVSRGQTHQQHLHEKKFDLLSDLGGDIFAAPHTVNAGTTSSFANFAHFNSHTTAQNANANADFANFDAFGSTSGSSGGFSSAPQAPFQLSNTGSASGGLANTSFANFDTFPKSCSADFGAFSSSSQSNSTGAGRDAVQSTSIPPDRYASLADLDNMFSSAKTEQGGIPGVTSSATATGVGGLPQKPPAMSAGGDRYAALAELDTVFSSSAPATSVYNTASTSQGSVFGSETGVSKAQTQQVLPGMVQGFGAQSTNPFVAPGMAPTPPPTNPFQSNGRAASVAAAAAAAAGVRVLHGQVYPPTYASFGTGSMSMPAGFGNTAGFNLPTSFSGTFQQPFPGQAPYPQPPAYPQQPNGGGFPAFGQTKPAVTPFGQAVGGPMVSSNPFLGSGPSAQYPAGGSSTNPFL, encoded by the exons GCGAGGACTGAATCCACCCCACAGAGTCAAATCCATCTCCATGACAACCTTTACGCAACAAGAAATCGAGTTCCTACAGAAACATGGAAATGAG GCATGTAAACCGACGTGGCTTGGCCTTTATGATGACAGAACCACCTCAATACCAGACTTCAGAGAACCACAAAAAGTCAAGGAGTTCCTTCAAGACAAATACGAGAAGAAGCGATG GTTTGTCCCCCTTGAGCAAGCCAAGGCAGTGGCATCAGTCCATGCTTCCATCTCTGGCTCCTCAAACAGCAGCACCAGTAGCACCCCAGAGGTTAGACCACTTAAATCCCTGCTGGGGGAGTCAGCCCCCTCCATTCACCTCAACAAGAACACCCCGCCGAATCAG TCTCCAGTGGTGAGCCGTGGACAAACCCATCAGCAACACCTCCATGAAAAGAAGTTTGACCTCCTCAGTGACTTGGGTGGAGACATCTTTGCTGCCCCGCACACTGTCAATGCAGGCACCACCTCCAGTTTTGCTAACTTTGCACATTTCAACAGCCACACAA cagcacAGAATGCCAACGCAAATGCAGATTTTGCAAATTTTGATGCATTTGGGAGCACTTCTGGGTCATCAGGTGGTTTCTCCTCCGCACCCCAAGCCCCATTCCAACTCTCAAATACAG GTAGCGCCTCAGGGGGACTAGCAAATACCAGTTTTGCAAATTTTGACACCTTCCCCAAATCGTGTAGTGCTGACTTTGGAGCCTTCAGTTCCTCCTCCCAGAGTAACTCCACAGGAGCTGGTAGAGATGCTGTACAGAGTACTAGCATCCCTCCTGATAGATACGCCTCCCTGGCTGACCTGGATAACATGTTTAGCTCTGCCAAAACAGAGCAAG GAGGTATCCCAGGGGTGACAAGCTCAGCCACTGCAACTGGAGTGGGTGGTTTGCCTCAGAAACCCCCAGCAATGTCTGCTGGGGGGGATCGCTATGCTGCTTTAGCTGAGCTTGATACTGTGTTTAGTTCCTCAGCCCCTGCCACCAGTGTGTATAATACTGCCAGCACGTCACAAGG gAGTGTGTTTGGCTCAGAGACTGGGGTGTCAAAAGCACAGACTCAGCAGGTTCTGCCTGGCATGGTTCAGGGTTTTGGAG CTCAGTCAACCAATCCATTTGTGGCTCCTGGCATGGCCCCTACACCGCCCCCCACCAACCCATTCCAGAGTAATGGTAGAGCAGCatctgtggcagcagcagcagcagcagcagcag GCGTGAGGGTTCTTCATGGGCAGGTTTACCCTCCTACCTATG CATCATTTGGCACAGGTTCCATGAGTATGCCTGCTGGATTTGGGAATACTGCAGGCTTCAACCTTCCCACCAGCTTTAGTGGAACCTTCCAGCAACCCTTTCCAGGCCAGGCTCCTTATCCTCAGCCTCCTGCCTATCCCCAGCAACCTAATG GTGGAGGATTTCCAGCCTTTGGCCAGACCAAGCCTGCTGTGACTCCTTTTGGTCAGGCAGTGGGTGGACCTATGGTTTCCAGTAACCCATTCCTG GGTTCGGGTCCATCTGCACAGTATCCCGCAGGAGGCTCTTCAACAAATCCCTTCTTATAG
- the agfg1a gene encoding arf-GAP domain and FG repeat-containing protein 1a isoform X6: MAASAKRKQDEKHLKMLREMTSLAPNRRCFDCDQRGPTYANMTVGSFVCTSCSGILRGLNPPHRVKSISMTTFTQQEIEFLQKHGNEACKPTWLGLYDDRTTSIPDFREPQKVKEFLQDKYEKKRWFVPLEQAKAVASVHASISGSSNSSTSSTPEVRPLKSLLGESAPSIHLNKNTPPNQSPVVSRGQTHQQHLHEKKFDLLSDLGGDIFAAPHTVNAGTTSSFANFAHFNSHTTQNANANADFANFDAFGSTSGSSGGFSSAPQAPFQLSNTGSASGGLANTSFANFDTFPKSCSADFGAFSSSSQSNSTGAGRDAVQSTSIPPDRYASLADLDNMFSSAKTEQGGIPGVTSSATATGVGGLPQKPPAMSAGGDRYAALAELDTVFSSSAPATSVYNTASTSQGSVFGSETGVSKAQTQQVLPGMVQGFGAQSTNPFVAPGMAPTPPPTNPFQSNGRAASVAAAAAAAAGVRVLHGQVYPPTYASFGTGSMSMPAGFGNTAGFNLPTSFSGTFQQPFPGQAPYPQPPAYPQQPNGGGFPAFGQTKPAVTPFGQAVGGPMVSSNPFLGSGPSAQYPAGGSSTNPFL, from the exons GCGAGGACTGAATCCACCCCACAGAGTCAAATCCATCTCCATGACAACCTTTACGCAACAAGAAATCGAGTTCCTACAGAAACATGGAAATGAG GCATGTAAACCGACGTGGCTTGGCCTTTATGATGACAGAACCACCTCAATACCAGACTTCAGAGAACCACAAAAAGTCAAGGAGTTCCTTCAAGACAAATACGAGAAGAAGCGATG GTTTGTCCCCCTTGAGCAAGCCAAGGCAGTGGCATCAGTCCATGCTTCCATCTCTGGCTCCTCAAACAGCAGCACCAGTAGCACCCCAGAGGTTAGACCACTTAAATCCCTGCTGGGGGAGTCAGCCCCCTCCATTCACCTCAACAAGAACACCCCGCCGAATCAG TCTCCAGTGGTGAGCCGTGGACAAACCCATCAGCAACACCTCCATGAAAAGAAGTTTGACCTCCTCAGTGACTTGGGTGGAGACATCTTTGCTGCCCCGCACACTGTCAATGCAGGCACCACCTCCAGTTTTGCTAACTTTGCACATTTCAACAGCCACACAA cacAGAATGCCAACGCAAATGCAGATTTTGCAAATTTTGATGCATTTGGGAGCACTTCTGGGTCATCAGGTGGTTTCTCCTCCGCACCCCAAGCCCCATTCCAACTCTCAAATACAG GTAGCGCCTCAGGGGGACTAGCAAATACCAGTTTTGCAAATTTTGACACCTTCCCCAAATCGTGTAGTGCTGACTTTGGAGCCTTCAGTTCCTCCTCCCAGAGTAACTCCACAGGAGCTGGTAGAGATGCTGTACAGAGTACTAGCATCCCTCCTGATAGATACGCCTCCCTGGCTGACCTGGATAACATGTTTAGCTCTGCCAAAACAGAGCAAG GAGGTATCCCAGGGGTGACAAGCTCAGCCACTGCAACTGGAGTGGGTGGTTTGCCTCAGAAACCCCCAGCAATGTCTGCTGGGGGGGATCGCTATGCTGCTTTAGCTGAGCTTGATACTGTGTTTAGTTCCTCAGCCCCTGCCACCAGTGTGTATAATACTGCCAGCACGTCACAAGG gAGTGTGTTTGGCTCAGAGACTGGGGTGTCAAAAGCACAGACTCAGCAGGTTCTGCCTGGCATGGTTCAGGGTTTTGGAG CTCAGTCAACCAATCCATTTGTGGCTCCTGGCATGGCCCCTACACCGCCCCCCACCAACCCATTCCAGAGTAATGGTAGAGCAGCatctgtggcagcagcagcagcagcagcagcag GCGTGAGGGTTCTTCATGGGCAGGTTTACCCTCCTACCTATG CATCATTTGGCACAGGTTCCATGAGTATGCCTGCTGGATTTGGGAATACTGCAGGCTTCAACCTTCCCACCAGCTTTAGTGGAACCTTCCAGCAACCCTTTCCAGGCCAGGCTCCTTATCCTCAGCCTCCTGCCTATCCCCAGCAACCTAATG GTGGAGGATTTCCAGCCTTTGGCCAGACCAAGCCTGCTGTGACTCCTTTTGGTCAGGCAGTGGGTGGACCTATGGTTTCCAGTAACCCATTCCTG GGTTCGGGTCCATCTGCACAGTATCCCGCAGGAGGCTCTTCAACAAATCCCTTCTTATAG
- the agfg1a gene encoding arf-GAP domain and FG repeat-containing protein 1a isoform X3 yields the protein MAASAKRKQDEKHLKMLREMTSLAPNRRCFDCDQRGPTYANMTVGSFVCTSCSGILRGLNPPHRVKSISMTTFTQQEIEFLQKHGNEACKPTWLGLYDDRTTSIPDFREPQKVKEFLQDKYEKKRWFVPLEQAKAVASVHASISGSSNSSTSSTPEVRPLKSLLGESAPSIHLNKNTPPNQSPVVSRGQTHQQHLHEKKFDLLSDLGGDIFAAPHTVNAGTTSSFANFAHFNSHTTAQNANANADFANFDAFGSTSGSSGGFSSAPQAPFQLSNTAFTVLSSSRSVGEFAAALPLQGAHSSASGGLANTSFANFDTFPKSCSADFGAFSSSSQSNSTGAGRDAVQSTSIPPDRYASLADLDNMFSSAKTEQGGIPGVTSSATATGVGGLPQKPPAMSAGGDRYAALAELDTVFSSSAPATSVYNTASTSQGSVFGSETGVSKAQTQQVLPGMVQGFGAQSTNPFVAPGMAPTPPPTNPFQSNGRAASVAAAAAAAAAASFGTGSMSMPAGFGNTAGFNLPTSFSGTFQQPFPGQAPYPQPPAYPQQPNGGGFPAFGQTKPAVTPFGQAVGGPMVSSNPFLGSGPSAQYPAGGSSTNPFL from the exons GCGAGGACTGAATCCACCCCACAGAGTCAAATCCATCTCCATGACAACCTTTACGCAACAAGAAATCGAGTTCCTACAGAAACATGGAAATGAG GCATGTAAACCGACGTGGCTTGGCCTTTATGATGACAGAACCACCTCAATACCAGACTTCAGAGAACCACAAAAAGTCAAGGAGTTCCTTCAAGACAAATACGAGAAGAAGCGATG GTTTGTCCCCCTTGAGCAAGCCAAGGCAGTGGCATCAGTCCATGCTTCCATCTCTGGCTCCTCAAACAGCAGCACCAGTAGCACCCCAGAGGTTAGACCACTTAAATCCCTGCTGGGGGAGTCAGCCCCCTCCATTCACCTCAACAAGAACACCCCGCCGAATCAG TCTCCAGTGGTGAGCCGTGGACAAACCCATCAGCAACACCTCCATGAAAAGAAGTTTGACCTCCTCAGTGACTTGGGTGGAGACATCTTTGCTGCCCCGCACACTGTCAATGCAGGCACCACCTCCAGTTTTGCTAACTTTGCACATTTCAACAGCCACACAA cagcacAGAATGCCAACGCAAATGCAGATTTTGCAAATTTTGATGCATTTGGGAGCACTTCTGGGTCATCAGGTGGTTTCTCCTCCGCACCCCAAGCCCCATTCCAACTCTCAAATACAG CGTTCACTGTACTTTCATCCAGCCGCAGTGTGGGTGagtttgctgctgctctgcctctCCAGGGTGCTCACA GTAGCGCCTCAGGGGGACTAGCAAATACCAGTTTTGCAAATTTTGACACCTTCCCCAAATCGTGTAGTGCTGACTTTGGAGCCTTCAGTTCCTCCTCCCAGAGTAACTCCACAGGAGCTGGTAGAGATGCTGTACAGAGTACTAGCATCCCTCCTGATAGATACGCCTCCCTGGCTGACCTGGATAACATGTTTAGCTCTGCCAAAACAGAGCAAG GAGGTATCCCAGGGGTGACAAGCTCAGCCACTGCAACTGGAGTGGGTGGTTTGCCTCAGAAACCCCCAGCAATGTCTGCTGGGGGGGATCGCTATGCTGCTTTAGCTGAGCTTGATACTGTGTTTAGTTCCTCAGCCCCTGCCACCAGTGTGTATAATACTGCCAGCACGTCACAAGG gAGTGTGTTTGGCTCAGAGACTGGGGTGTCAAAAGCACAGACTCAGCAGGTTCTGCCTGGCATGGTTCAGGGTTTTGGAG CTCAGTCAACCAATCCATTTGTGGCTCCTGGCATGGCCCCTACACCGCCCCCCACCAACCCATTCCAGAGTAATGGTAGAGCAGCatctgtggcagcagcagcagcagcagcagca GCAGCATCATTTGGCACAGGTTCCATGAGTATGCCTGCTGGATTTGGGAATACTGCAGGCTTCAACCTTCCCACCAGCTTTAGTGGAACCTTCCAGCAACCCTTTCCAGGCCAGGCTCCTTATCCTCAGCCTCCTGCCTATCCCCAGCAACCTAATG GTGGAGGATTTCCAGCCTTTGGCCAGACCAAGCCTGCTGTGACTCCTTTTGGTCAGGCAGTGGGTGGACCTATGGTTTCCAGTAACCCATTCCTG GGTTCGGGTCCATCTGCACAGTATCCCGCAGGAGGCTCTTCAACAAATCCCTTCTTATAG
- the agfg1a gene encoding arf-GAP domain and FG repeat-containing protein 1a isoform X11: protein MAASAKRKQDEKHLKMLREMTSLAPNRRCFDCDQRGPTYANMTVGSFVCTSCSGILRGLNPPHRVKSISMTTFTQQEIEFLQKHGNEACKPTWLGLYDDRTTSIPDFREPQKVKEFLQDKYEKKRWFVPLEQAKAVASVHASISGSSNSSTSSTPEVRPLKSLLGESAPSIHLNKNTPPNQSPVVSRGQTHQQHLHEKKFDLLSDLGGDIFAAPHTVNAGTTSSFANFAHFNSHTTQNANANADFANFDAFGSTSGSSGGFSSAPQAPFQLSNTAFTVLSSSRSVGEFAAALPLQGAHSSASGGLANTSFANFDTFPKSCSADFGAFSSSSQSNSTGAGRDAVQSTSIPPDRYASLADLDNMFSSAKTEQGGIPGVTSSATATGVGGLPQKPPAMSAGGDRYAALAELDTVFSSSAPATSVYNTASTSQGSVFGSETGVSKAQTQQVLPGMVQGFGAQSTNPFVAPGMAPTPPPTNPFQSNGRAASVAAAAAAAAASFGTGSMSMPAGFGNTAGFNLPTSFSGTFQQPFPGQAPYPQPPAYPQQPNGGGFPAFGQTKPAVTPFGQAVGGPMVSSNPFLGSGPSAQYPAGGSSTNPFL, encoded by the exons GCGAGGACTGAATCCACCCCACAGAGTCAAATCCATCTCCATGACAACCTTTACGCAACAAGAAATCGAGTTCCTACAGAAACATGGAAATGAG GCATGTAAACCGACGTGGCTTGGCCTTTATGATGACAGAACCACCTCAATACCAGACTTCAGAGAACCACAAAAAGTCAAGGAGTTCCTTCAAGACAAATACGAGAAGAAGCGATG GTTTGTCCCCCTTGAGCAAGCCAAGGCAGTGGCATCAGTCCATGCTTCCATCTCTGGCTCCTCAAACAGCAGCACCAGTAGCACCCCAGAGGTTAGACCACTTAAATCCCTGCTGGGGGAGTCAGCCCCCTCCATTCACCTCAACAAGAACACCCCGCCGAATCAG TCTCCAGTGGTGAGCCGTGGACAAACCCATCAGCAACACCTCCATGAAAAGAAGTTTGACCTCCTCAGTGACTTGGGTGGAGACATCTTTGCTGCCCCGCACACTGTCAATGCAGGCACCACCTCCAGTTTTGCTAACTTTGCACATTTCAACAGCCACACAA cacAGAATGCCAACGCAAATGCAGATTTTGCAAATTTTGATGCATTTGGGAGCACTTCTGGGTCATCAGGTGGTTTCTCCTCCGCACCCCAAGCCCCATTCCAACTCTCAAATACAG CGTTCACTGTACTTTCATCCAGCCGCAGTGTGGGTGagtttgctgctgctctgcctctCCAGGGTGCTCACA GTAGCGCCTCAGGGGGACTAGCAAATACCAGTTTTGCAAATTTTGACACCTTCCCCAAATCGTGTAGTGCTGACTTTGGAGCCTTCAGTTCCTCCTCCCAGAGTAACTCCACAGGAGCTGGTAGAGATGCTGTACAGAGTACTAGCATCCCTCCTGATAGATACGCCTCCCTGGCTGACCTGGATAACATGTTTAGCTCTGCCAAAACAGAGCAAG GAGGTATCCCAGGGGTGACAAGCTCAGCCACTGCAACTGGAGTGGGTGGTTTGCCTCAGAAACCCCCAGCAATGTCTGCTGGGGGGGATCGCTATGCTGCTTTAGCTGAGCTTGATACTGTGTTTAGTTCCTCAGCCCCTGCCACCAGTGTGTATAATACTGCCAGCACGTCACAAGG gAGTGTGTTTGGCTCAGAGACTGGGGTGTCAAAAGCACAGACTCAGCAGGTTCTGCCTGGCATGGTTCAGGGTTTTGGAG CTCAGTCAACCAATCCATTTGTGGCTCCTGGCATGGCCCCTACACCGCCCCCCACCAACCCATTCCAGAGTAATGGTAGAGCAGCatctgtggcagcagcagcagcagcagcagcag CATCATTTGGCACAGGTTCCATGAGTATGCCTGCTGGATTTGGGAATACTGCAGGCTTCAACCTTCCCACCAGCTTTAGTGGAACCTTCCAGCAACCCTTTCCAGGCCAGGCTCCTTATCCTCAGCCTCCTGCCTATCCCCAGCAACCTAATG GTGGAGGATTTCCAGCCTTTGGCCAGACCAAGCCTGCTGTGACTCCTTTTGGTCAGGCAGTGGGTGGACCTATGGTTTCCAGTAACCCATTCCTG GGTTCGGGTCCATCTGCACAGTATCCCGCAGGAGGCTCTTCAACAAATCCCTTCTTATAG
- the agfg1a gene encoding arf-GAP domain and FG repeat-containing protein 1a isoform X1 → MAASAKRKQDEKHLKMLREMTSLAPNRRCFDCDQRGPTYANMTVGSFVCTSCSGILRGLNPPHRVKSISMTTFTQQEIEFLQKHGNEACKPTWLGLYDDRTTSIPDFREPQKVKEFLQDKYEKKRWFVPLEQAKAVASVHASISGSSNSSTSSTPEVRPLKSLLGESAPSIHLNKNTPPNQSPVVSRGQTHQQHLHEKKFDLLSDLGGDIFAAPHTVNAGTTSSFANFAHFNSHTTAQNANANADFANFDAFGSTSGSSGGFSSAPQAPFQLSNTAFTVLSSSRSVGEFAAALPLQGAHSSASGGLANTSFANFDTFPKSCSADFGAFSSSSQSNSTGAGRDAVQSTSIPPDRYASLADLDNMFSSAKTEQGGIPGVTSSATATGVGGLPQKPPAMSAGGDRYAALAELDTVFSSSAPATSVYNTASTSQGSVFGSETGVSKAQTQQVLPGMVQGFGAQSTNPFVAPGMAPTPPPTNPFQSNGRAASVAAAAAAAAGVRVLHGQVYPPTYASFGTGSMSMPAGFGNTAGFNLPTSFSGTFQQPFPGQAPYPQPPAYPQQPNGGGFPAFGQTKPAVTPFGQAVGGPMVSSNPFLGSGPSAQYPAGGSSTNPFL, encoded by the exons GCGAGGACTGAATCCACCCCACAGAGTCAAATCCATCTCCATGACAACCTTTACGCAACAAGAAATCGAGTTCCTACAGAAACATGGAAATGAG GCATGTAAACCGACGTGGCTTGGCCTTTATGATGACAGAACCACCTCAATACCAGACTTCAGAGAACCACAAAAAGTCAAGGAGTTCCTTCAAGACAAATACGAGAAGAAGCGATG GTTTGTCCCCCTTGAGCAAGCCAAGGCAGTGGCATCAGTCCATGCTTCCATCTCTGGCTCCTCAAACAGCAGCACCAGTAGCACCCCAGAGGTTAGACCACTTAAATCCCTGCTGGGGGAGTCAGCCCCCTCCATTCACCTCAACAAGAACACCCCGCCGAATCAG TCTCCAGTGGTGAGCCGTGGACAAACCCATCAGCAACACCTCCATGAAAAGAAGTTTGACCTCCTCAGTGACTTGGGTGGAGACATCTTTGCTGCCCCGCACACTGTCAATGCAGGCACCACCTCCAGTTTTGCTAACTTTGCACATTTCAACAGCCACACAA cagcacAGAATGCCAACGCAAATGCAGATTTTGCAAATTTTGATGCATTTGGGAGCACTTCTGGGTCATCAGGTGGTTTCTCCTCCGCACCCCAAGCCCCATTCCAACTCTCAAATACAG CGTTCACTGTACTTTCATCCAGCCGCAGTGTGGGTGagtttgctgctgctctgcctctCCAGGGTGCTCACA GTAGCGCCTCAGGGGGACTAGCAAATACCAGTTTTGCAAATTTTGACACCTTCCCCAAATCGTGTAGTGCTGACTTTGGAGCCTTCAGTTCCTCCTCCCAGAGTAACTCCACAGGAGCTGGTAGAGATGCTGTACAGAGTACTAGCATCCCTCCTGATAGATACGCCTCCCTGGCTGACCTGGATAACATGTTTAGCTCTGCCAAAACAGAGCAAG GAGGTATCCCAGGGGTGACAAGCTCAGCCACTGCAACTGGAGTGGGTGGTTTGCCTCAGAAACCCCCAGCAATGTCTGCTGGGGGGGATCGCTATGCTGCTTTAGCTGAGCTTGATACTGTGTTTAGTTCCTCAGCCCCTGCCACCAGTGTGTATAATACTGCCAGCACGTCACAAGG gAGTGTGTTTGGCTCAGAGACTGGGGTGTCAAAAGCACAGACTCAGCAGGTTCTGCCTGGCATGGTTCAGGGTTTTGGAG CTCAGTCAACCAATCCATTTGTGGCTCCTGGCATGGCCCCTACACCGCCCCCCACCAACCCATTCCAGAGTAATGGTAGAGCAGCatctgtggcagcagcagcagcagcagcagcag GCGTGAGGGTTCTTCATGGGCAGGTTTACCCTCCTACCTATG CATCATTTGGCACAGGTTCCATGAGTATGCCTGCTGGATTTGGGAATACTGCAGGCTTCAACCTTCCCACCAGCTTTAGTGGAACCTTCCAGCAACCCTTTCCAGGCCAGGCTCCTTATCCTCAGCCTCCTGCCTATCCCCAGCAACCTAATG GTGGAGGATTTCCAGCCTTTGGCCAGACCAAGCCTGCTGTGACTCCTTTTGGTCAGGCAGTGGGTGGACCTATGGTTTCCAGTAACCCATTCCTG GGTTCGGGTCCATCTGCACAGTATCCCGCAGGAGGCTCTTCAACAAATCCCTTCTTATAG
- the agfg1a gene encoding arf-GAP domain and FG repeat-containing protein 1a isoform X4, translated as MAASAKRKQDEKHLKMLREMTSLAPNRRCFDCDQRGPTYANMTVGSFVCTSCSGILRGLNPPHRVKSISMTTFTQQEIEFLQKHGNEACKPTWLGLYDDRTTSIPDFREPQKVKEFLQDKYEKKRWFVPLEQAKAVASVHASISGSSNSSTSSTPEVRPLKSLLGESAPSIHLNKNTPPNQSPVVSRGQTHQQHLHEKKFDLLSDLGGDIFAAPHTVNAGTTSSFANFAHFNSHTTAQNANANADFANFDAFGSTSGSSGGFSSAPQAPFQLSNTAFTVLSSSRSVGEFAAALPLQGAHSSASGGLANTSFANFDTFPKSCSADFGAFSSSSQSNSTGAGRDAVQSTSIPPDRYASLADLDNMFSSAKTEQGGIPGVTSSATATGVGGLPQKPPAMSAGGDRYAALAELDTVFSSSAPATSVYNTASTSQGSVFGSETGVSKAQTQQVLPGMVQGFGAQSTNPFVAPGMAPTPPPTNPFQSNGRAASVAAAAAAAAASFGTGSMSMPAGFGNTAGFNLPTSFSGTFQQPFPGQAPYPQPPAYPQQPNGGGFPAFGQTKPAVTPFGQAVGGPMVSSNPFLGSGPSAQYPAGGSSTNPFL; from the exons GCGAGGACTGAATCCACCCCACAGAGTCAAATCCATCTCCATGACAACCTTTACGCAACAAGAAATCGAGTTCCTACAGAAACATGGAAATGAG GCATGTAAACCGACGTGGCTTGGCCTTTATGATGACAGAACCACCTCAATACCAGACTTCAGAGAACCACAAAAAGTCAAGGAGTTCCTTCAAGACAAATACGAGAAGAAGCGATG GTTTGTCCCCCTTGAGCAAGCCAAGGCAGTGGCATCAGTCCATGCTTCCATCTCTGGCTCCTCAAACAGCAGCACCAGTAGCACCCCAGAGGTTAGACCACTTAAATCCCTGCTGGGGGAGTCAGCCCCCTCCATTCACCTCAACAAGAACACCCCGCCGAATCAG TCTCCAGTGGTGAGCCGTGGACAAACCCATCAGCAACACCTCCATGAAAAGAAGTTTGACCTCCTCAGTGACTTGGGTGGAGACATCTTTGCTGCCCCGCACACTGTCAATGCAGGCACCACCTCCAGTTTTGCTAACTTTGCACATTTCAACAGCCACACAA cagcacAGAATGCCAACGCAAATGCAGATTTTGCAAATTTTGATGCATTTGGGAGCACTTCTGGGTCATCAGGTGGTTTCTCCTCCGCACCCCAAGCCCCATTCCAACTCTCAAATACAG CGTTCACTGTACTTTCATCCAGCCGCAGTGTGGGTGagtttgctgctgctctgcctctCCAGGGTGCTCACA GTAGCGCCTCAGGGGGACTAGCAAATACCAGTTTTGCAAATTTTGACACCTTCCCCAAATCGTGTAGTGCTGACTTTGGAGCCTTCAGTTCCTCCTCCCAGAGTAACTCCACAGGAGCTGGTAGAGATGCTGTACAGAGTACTAGCATCCCTCCTGATAGATACGCCTCCCTGGCTGACCTGGATAACATGTTTAGCTCTGCCAAAACAGAGCAAG GAGGTATCCCAGGGGTGACAAGCTCAGCCACTGCAACTGGAGTGGGTGGTTTGCCTCAGAAACCCCCAGCAATGTCTGCTGGGGGGGATCGCTATGCTGCTTTAGCTGAGCTTGATACTGTGTTTAGTTCCTCAGCCCCTGCCACCAGTGTGTATAATACTGCCAGCACGTCACAAGG gAGTGTGTTTGGCTCAGAGACTGGGGTGTCAAAAGCACAGACTCAGCAGGTTCTGCCTGGCATGGTTCAGGGTTTTGGAG CTCAGTCAACCAATCCATTTGTGGCTCCTGGCATGGCCCCTACACCGCCCCCCACCAACCCATTCCAGAGTAATGGTAGAGCAGCatctgtggcagcagcagcagcagcagcagcag CATCATTTGGCACAGGTTCCATGAGTATGCCTGCTGGATTTGGGAATACTGCAGGCTTCAACCTTCCCACCAGCTTTAGTGGAACCTTCCAGCAACCCTTTCCAGGCCAGGCTCCTTATCCTCAGCCTCCTGCCTATCCCCAGCAACCTAATG GTGGAGGATTTCCAGCCTTTGGCCAGACCAAGCCTGCTGTGACTCCTTTTGGTCAGGCAGTGGGTGGACCTATGGTTTCCAGTAACCCATTCCTG GGTTCGGGTCCATCTGCACAGTATCCCGCAGGAGGCTCTTCAACAAATCCCTTCTTATAG